A genomic region of Sideroxydans sp. CL21 contains the following coding sequences:
- a CDS encoding nitric oxide reductase activation protein NorD gives MAINLGDYQELLDTLSPELQESLRAAWPDAAKVFSARGLDNYLKGAAALKSLGKGDELVATWIDHAPLVAKEIGEDAVPDLVQIALALASKTSGAVIELVLSTAPTAANRLGDEALFRAYLQFLSTLLAQAPRGVRPMLENLGKLFSQLTLGGLRRWALWGAHAHRTNYPEQANYFSLQSKESLAMLQKERKGTLFIDVQRRINMYLRALWARDFFMKPTSGDFESREGYRPYVEGYFIHLPDAYDDFTIGETKLPGLELYRAAAAHSAAHLVYTREPISAEALNPWQMAVISVIEDARVETLAANRFPGLKKLWVQLHSIEAGQGESAGDYLNRLARALLDENYQDSDPWIAQGRVLFKQATDRLDSNQISWDIGVQLAHEFRTKRIAFNPRSDVLTAPYRDDNRYFWEFEEFDFDKAMAAGYEAPKQVRKHVSLMEFANELDVETAGDDAEEIWVLGTELFPYEDMGKSYNELEGKEPVSEPYHYAEWDYQIQLERPGWATVLEKRPKAGDLQLIDNIAAQHKRTIGRLKFLLDALQPQGVTRIRKLEDGDELDVNAAIRAMIDIRMGEQPDPRIMMRSVRKVRDISVMVLLDLSESTNDKVSGQDYSVLDLQRQATVLLADAIHKIGDPFAIHGFCSDGRHNVEYARFKDFDQPYNEVPKSRLAGMSGHLSTRMGAAIRHAGHYLKLQKSAKKLLLVITDGEPADVDVRDPQYLRYDTKKAVEEMTRSGVTTFCMSLDPRADQYVSRIFGARNYMVVDHVERLPEKLPMLYAGLTR, from the coding sequence ATGGCGATCAATCTTGGAGACTATCAGGAACTGCTCGACACGCTCTCGCCGGAGTTGCAGGAAAGCCTGCGCGCCGCCTGGCCGGATGCAGCCAAAGTATTCAGTGCACGCGGCCTGGACAATTACCTGAAAGGCGCCGCAGCGCTGAAGAGTCTCGGCAAGGGAGATGAACTGGTTGCCACCTGGATCGACCACGCGCCGCTGGTGGCCAAGGAGATCGGCGAAGATGCCGTGCCGGACCTGGTGCAGATCGCACTGGCGCTGGCCTCCAAGACCTCGGGCGCCGTGATCGAACTGGTGCTCAGCACGGCGCCCACGGCGGCCAACCGCCTCGGCGATGAAGCGCTGTTCCGCGCTTACCTGCAGTTCCTCTCCACGCTTCTGGCACAGGCGCCGCGCGGCGTGCGCCCGATGCTGGAGAACCTGGGAAAACTTTTCAGCCAGCTCACTCTGGGCGGCCTGCGCCGCTGGGCATTGTGGGGCGCGCATGCGCACCGCACCAACTATCCCGAGCAGGCCAACTACTTCAGCCTGCAGTCGAAGGAATCGCTGGCGATGCTGCAGAAGGAACGCAAGGGCACGCTCTTCATCGATGTGCAGCGTCGTATCAATATGTATCTGCGCGCACTCTGGGCCAGGGATTTCTTCATGAAGCCGACCTCCGGGGATTTCGAGTCGCGCGAGGGCTATCGTCCCTATGTGGAGGGTTACTTCATCCACCTCCCCGATGCCTACGATGATTTCACTATCGGTGAAACGAAGCTGCCGGGGCTTGAGTTATACCGTGCCGCGGCAGCGCACAGTGCGGCGCATCTCGTTTACACGCGCGAGCCGATCTCGGCCGAGGCGCTCAATCCATGGCAGATGGCGGTGATCAGCGTCATCGAGGATGCCCGAGTGGAAACACTGGCAGCGAACCGGTTCCCGGGCCTCAAGAAGCTGTGGGTGCAGTTGCACTCCATTGAGGCGGGCCAGGGCGAGTCGGCCGGCGATTATCTCAACCGCCTGGCGCGCGCCTTGCTGGACGAAAACTACCAGGACAGCGACCCGTGGATCGCGCAAGGACGCGTTCTGTTCAAGCAGGCCACGGATCGCCTCGACAGCAACCAGATATCCTGGGACATCGGTGTGCAACTGGCGCACGAGTTCCGCACCAAGCGCATCGCCTTCAACCCGCGCAGCGATGTGCTGACTGCGCCCTACCGCGACGACAACCGCTACTTCTGGGAATTCGAGGAATTCGATTTCGACAAGGCGATGGCGGCCGGTTATGAAGCACCGAAGCAGGTGCGAAAGCACGTCAGCCTGATGGAATTCGCCAACGAACTCGATGTCGAGACCGCGGGCGACGATGCGGAAGAGATCTGGGTGCTCGGCACCGAACTCTTCCCCTACGAGGACATGGGCAAGTCGTACAACGAACTGGAAGGCAAGGAGCCGGTCTCCGAACCGTACCACTATGCCGAGTGGGACTACCAGATCCAGCTCGAGCGTCCGGGCTGGGCCACGGTGCTGGAGAAACGACCCAAGGCGGGCGACCTGCAGCTGATCGACAACATCGCCGCACAGCACAAACGCACCATAGGCCGGCTGAAGTTCCTGCTCGATGCCCTGCAACCGCAAGGCGTGACGCGCATACGCAAGCTGGAGGACGGCGACGAGCTGGATGTCAATGCGGCGATCCGCGCCATGATCGATATCCGCATGGGAGAGCAGCCCGATCCGCGCATCATGATGCGCTCGGTACGCAAGGTGCGCGACATTTCGGTCATGGTGCTGCTAGACCTGTCGGAATCCACCAATGACAAGGTCAGCGGGCAGGATTACAGCGTGCTGGATCTGCAACGCCAGGCCACCGTGTTGCTGGCGGACGCCATCCACAAGATTGGCGACCCGTTCGCGATCCACGGCTTCTGTTCCGACGGTCGCCACAATGTCGAATATGCCCGCTTCAAGGATTTCGACCAGCCCTATAATGAAGTGCCCAAGTCGAGACTGGCGGGCATGAGCGGCCATCTTTCCACGCGCATGGGCGCGGCCATCCGTCATGCAGGGCATTACCTGAAGCTGCAGAAATCGGCAAAGAAACTGTTGCTGGTGATCACCGATGGCGAACCGGCGGATGTCGACGTGCGCGATCCGCAGTATCTGCGTTACGACACAAAGAAAGCCGTGGAGGAAATGACGCGTTCGGGCGTGACGACTTTCTGCATGTCACTCGACCCGCGAGCGGACCAATACGTCTCGCGGATATTCGGGGCACGGAACTACATGGTCGTGGACCATGTAGAACGTTTGCCAGAGAAGTTGCCAATGCTTTACGCAGGACTGACGAGATGA
- the purE gene encoding 5-(carboxyamino)imidazole ribonucleotide mutase has product MTKTASAKTTSSKPAGKILVGILTGSPNDLPTVVKVRDTLTELGIASEIVVASAHRTPDKVLAYIQRAHKEDVQVLIGCAGMAAHLAGVIAGHTRLPVIGLPLSGGVVSGLDALLSTVQMPPGVPVATVAVDGAKNAAMLAARILALKFPAIDTALEAAAKKERARYDLSADEALAKLNAKK; this is encoded by the coding sequence ATGACGAAAACAGCATCAGCGAAAACTACTTCCAGCAAACCGGCAGGGAAGATCCTGGTCGGCATCCTCACGGGCAGCCCCAATGACCTGCCCACCGTGGTCAAGGTGCGCGACACCCTGACCGAACTCGGCATCGCCAGCGAGATCGTGGTGGCTTCTGCCCACCGCACGCCGGACAAGGTATTGGCCTATATCCAGCGTGCGCACAAGGAAGACGTGCAGGTGCTGATCGGTTGCGCGGGCATGGCCGCCCACCTGGCTGGCGTGATCGCAGGCCACACCCGTCTGCCGGTGATCGGCCTGCCGCTTTCGGGCGGCGTCGTGTCCGGCCTCGATGCTTTGCTGTCCACGGTGCAGATGCCGCCGGGCGTGCCAGTCGCCACGGTGGCGGTAGACGGCGCGAAAAATGCGGCCATGCTGGCCGCACGCATCCTCGCGCTGAAGTTTCCCGCCATCGATACTGCGCTGGAAGCCGCGGCGAAAAAGGAACGCGCGCGCTATGACCTGTCCGCGGACGAAGCACTGGCTAAACTGAACGCCAAGAAGTAA
- a CDS encoding class II fructose-bisphosphate aldolase, giving the protein MPLVHLADIVNHAHRHNYAVGAFGVANQDFLEGVMQAAEDSRAPVVLNLIASHFSGHDFDLFVPSVVAVARRAAVPVAINFDHGTSQASAVHAIAAGCNAVMVDTSMLPFSENLRQTRDIVAMAHACGITVEGELGYVPGVEGESAEEHPGELAYTSAVEAKAFVERTGVDCLAVSVGTVHGRMKGTPKLDYNRLDKIREAVDVPLVIHGGTGLSDEQFRRLISHGIAKINYYTGLADVAGRRIRENAAANTGDSYSTLMTGVREAVSEETERCIRIWGSGGRAAEVLAQCRPWQEVEHIVLYKTANETSDIEIASIMREGKAAMLTIPGVRNIRIGQALQPDGKYHYCWSVTLSSQSAIEVFQNHAAQQSFARKVFLSVATEWIALDFAEIQPPAASFTAAPVKLAARG; this is encoded by the coding sequence ATGCCCCTCGTTCATCTTGCCGACATCGTCAATCACGCCCACCGCCACAATTATGCGGTGGGTGCGTTTGGCGTGGCCAACCAGGATTTTCTGGAGGGCGTGATGCAGGCTGCCGAAGACAGCCGGGCGCCGGTGGTGCTGAACCTGATCGCATCGCATTTTTCCGGACACGATTTCGACCTGTTCGTACCATCCGTGGTTGCGGTCGCACGGCGGGCAGCCGTGCCGGTGGCGATCAACTTCGACCACGGCACCAGTCAGGCATCTGCCGTGCACGCCATTGCGGCCGGCTGCAACGCGGTCATGGTGGATACTTCCATGCTGCCGTTCTCGGAAAATCTGCGGCAGACCCGCGACATCGTTGCCATGGCCCATGCCTGCGGCATCACCGTGGAAGGCGAGCTGGGCTATGTGCCCGGCGTGGAGGGAGAAAGTGCCGAGGAACATCCGGGTGAGCTTGCATACACATCCGCGGTCGAGGCCAAGGCATTCGTGGAGCGCACGGGCGTGGATTGCCTGGCAGTCTCGGTTGGCACGGTGCACGGTCGGATGAAGGGTACGCCGAAGCTCGATTACAACCGGCTGGACAAGATACGCGAAGCGGTTGATGTACCCCTGGTGATACACGGCGGTACCGGTCTGAGCGATGAGCAGTTCAGGCGGCTCATTTCTCACGGCATAGCCAAGATCAATTACTACACAGGCCTGGCCGATGTCGCTGGCCGGCGGATCAGAGAGAACGCGGCAGCCAATACAGGCGACAGCTACAGCACGCTGATGACCGGCGTACGCGAAGCCGTAAGCGAAGAGACCGAACGCTGCATCCGCATCTGGGGCAGCGGCGGACGGGCAGCGGAAGTGCTGGCGCAGTGCCGCCCCTGGCAGGAAGTGGAGCACATCGTCCTCTACAAAACTGCCAATGAAACCTCCGACATCGAGATCGCTTCCATCATGCGCGAGGGCAAGGCTGCCATGCTGACGATACCCGGCGTGCGCAACATCCGCATTGGACAGGCCCTGCAACCTGACGGCAAGTATCACTACTGCTGGTCAGTCACCCTGTCCAGCCAGTCCGCCATCGAGGTCTTCCAGAATCACGCGGCACAGCAGAGTTTTGCCCGCAAGGTCTTTCTCTCCGTTGCTACAGAATGGATCGCGCTGGATTTCGCGGAGATCCAGCCTCCGGCGGCCTCGTTCACGGCAGCGCCAGTCAAGCTCGCGGCAAGGGGCTGA
- the greB gene encoding transcription elongation factor GreB, which translates to MSKAFTRDTDDEDDDELAPLPAIPAGTKNYITPAGYRRLKEEYMQLLDVERPALVQTVAWAASNGDRSENGDYIYGKKRLREIDRRLHFLAKRLENSEVIDPAQRKGCEQVFFGATVTVCHGDGTERTYSIVGIDEADVGSGRISWVSPLARTLLKARADDAVMLQLPDGVEELVVVEVVYRSIDL; encoded by the coding sequence ATGAGCAAAGCTTTTACACGCGATACCGATGACGAAGACGACGATGAGCTGGCGCCATTGCCGGCGATTCCGGCCGGCACCAAGAACTACATCACCCCGGCGGGCTATCGCCGCCTGAAAGAGGAATACATGCAGCTGCTGGATGTGGAACGTCCTGCACTGGTGCAGACCGTCGCCTGGGCGGCGTCCAACGGTGATCGCTCGGAGAACGGGGACTATATATACGGCAAGAAGCGGCTGCGCGAGATCGACCGGCGTTTACACTTCCTTGCCAAGCGACTGGAGAATTCCGAGGTGATCGACCCGGCGCAGCGCAAGGGTTGCGAGCAGGTTTTCTTCGGTGCGACGGTGACGGTATGCCACGGCGACGGCACGGAACGTACTTATAGCATCGTCGGCATCGACGAGGCGGACGTGGGCAGCGGGCGCATCAGCTGGGTGTCGCCGCTGGCGCGCACGCTGCTCAAGGCGCGCGCGGACGACGCTGTGATGTTGCAACTCCCCGATGGTGTCGAAGAGTTGGTCGTGGTTGAAGTTGTCTACCGGAGCATTGATCTGTAA
- a CDS encoding flavodoxin — MSRIGLFFASSTGNTRRIAKLIKKRYDDDTMAEALNVNKASAELVAGYTHLVFGTSTLGGGQLPGLSTDCMGGGWEEFLPQLKDVDFSGKTIALYGLGDQDKYPEEFVDAMGILYEFFTARGAKMVGAWPADDYDFIASKALVDGQFVGLVLDQENQKALSDARLDAWLKQISPDFGLPL; from the coding sequence ATGTCACGCATCGGATTGTTCTTCGCCAGCAGCACCGGCAACACCCGGCGCATCGCCAAGCTGATCAAGAAACGCTATGACGATGACACCATGGCCGAGGCGCTCAACGTCAACAAGGCCAGCGCCGAATTGGTGGCCGGCTATACCCATCTTGTCTTCGGGACTTCCACGCTGGGTGGCGGGCAATTGCCCGGTCTTTCCACCGATTGCATGGGGGGCGGCTGGGAAGAGTTTTTGCCGCAACTCAAGGACGTGGATTTCAGTGGTAAGACCATTGCACTATACGGGCTTGGCGATCAGGACAAATACCCTGAAGAGTTTGTGGATGCAATGGGCATACTGTATGAGTTTTTCACTGCCCGTGGCGCAAAGATGGTTGGCGCCTGGCCTGCCGATGACTATGATTTCATTGCGTCCAAGGCCCTTGTCGACGGCCAGTTCGTCGGCCTGGTACTGGATCAGGAAAACCAGAAGGCACTCAGCGATGCACGGCTGGATGCCTGGTTGAAACAGATTTCGCCGGATTTCGGGTTGCCGCTTTAA
- the ppdK gene encoding pyruvate, phosphate dikinase produces the protein MTGSNQYIYDFEKGDGKNKMLLGGKGANLCEMTQIGLNVPPGFTITTDACNAYLEKNQLPAGLMDSVRTHMQALEKKTGKGFGSDKNPLLVSVRSGSSMSMPGMMDTILNLGLNEVSLKGLIKQTGNERFAYDTYRRFIQLFGKIALDISDEHFDASMSAIKRKYGAPQDLDLNVDHLKELAKEFLAIVERHTGKPFPQDPYEQLEIAVGAVFGSWMGKRAVDYRRQFKITKDQANGTAVNICTMVFGNMGNDSGTGVGFTRNPGTGENLIYGEYLTNAQGEDVVAGIRTPKAIAEMEKEMPEIYRQLITLHNRLESHYHEVQDFEFTIEKGILYCLQTRNGKMNARAMVRTSVELFNEGLITKERALLRIEPAILEQLLVPQLAPNFHGKSLAQGLPASPGAASGKIVFDADTAESRGRAGEKIILVREETKPEDIHGFFQAQGILTSRGGKTSHAAVVARGMGKPCVSGCEQIVINDVLRSAQIGDTVLQEGDVITINGGTGHVYAGEVPTVEAEFSEELATLLSWADEMSRLKVMANADTPGDAQRAREFGAMGIGLCRTERMFNSTDRLPIVQEMILAETQEERQSALDRLLPIQRADFKGIFKAMKGLPVTVRLLDPPMHEFLPTAAQLELEIAHLHQLRDTIKGLEELPETLKLLNPKLYQQYADGLTKLMGGLNDFKESHLEEDVISKKEVVLKKVRALAEVNPMLGHRGVRLGITYPEIYSMQIRAVLEAAALCAKEGLVIYPEIMVPQVATVEELKRIHSYVERIHAEVNATHGIDVQFKFGSMLEVVRACVRAGRMAEIAEFFSFGTNDLTQATFSFSREDAENKFLPAYNETGILEDNPFEVLDIKGVGQIMKMAVERGRKTNPDLKIGICGEHGGHPGSIRFCHHVGLNYVSCSGPRVPIARLAAAQAKLLENEYKEPS, from the coding sequence ATGACCGGCAGCAATCAATACATTTACGATTTTGAAAAGGGTGATGGCAAGAACAAGATGCTGCTCGGCGGCAAGGGCGCGAACCTGTGCGAGATGACGCAGATCGGTTTGAACGTCCCGCCCGGTTTCACCATCACCACCGATGCCTGCAATGCCTATCTGGAAAAGAACCAGTTGCCCGCGGGATTGATGGACTCCGTCAGGACGCACATGCAGGCGCTGGAAAAGAAGACCGGCAAGGGCTTCGGCAGCGACAAGAACCCTTTGCTCGTCTCGGTGCGTTCCGGTTCGTCGATGTCCATGCCCGGCATGATGGATACCATCCTCAATCTCGGCCTCAATGAAGTCTCGCTCAAGGGACTGATCAAGCAGACCGGCAACGAGCGTTTCGCTTACGACACCTATCGCCGTTTCATCCAGCTGTTCGGCAAGATCGCGCTCGATATCAGCGACGAACATTTTGATGCGAGCATGAGCGCGATCAAGCGCAAATACGGCGCACCGCAGGACCTGGACCTGAATGTCGACCATCTCAAGGAATTGGCGAAGGAGTTCCTCGCCATCGTGGAACGCCATACAGGCAAACCCTTCCCGCAGGATCCTTACGAGCAACTGGAGATCGCCGTGGGCGCCGTGTTCGGCTCCTGGATGGGCAAGCGCGCGGTGGATTACCGCAGGCAATTCAAGATCACCAAGGACCAGGCCAACGGCACCGCGGTGAATATCTGCACCATGGTGTTCGGTAACATGGGCAACGACTCGGGCACGGGCGTGGGCTTCACGCGCAACCCCGGCACCGGCGAGAACCTTATCTACGGTGAATATCTGACCAATGCGCAGGGCGAGGATGTGGTGGCGGGCATACGCACACCCAAGGCCATCGCCGAGATGGAAAAGGAAATGCCGGAGATCTACCGCCAGCTGATCACGCTGCACAACCGGCTGGAATCGCATTACCACGAAGTGCAGGATTTCGAGTTCACGATCGAGAAAGGCATCCTGTATTGCCTGCAGACACGCAACGGCAAGATGAACGCGCGCGCCATGGTGCGCACGTCGGTGGAATTGTTCAACGAGGGATTGATCACCAAGGAACGCGCGCTGTTGCGTATCGAACCGGCCATACTGGAGCAGTTGCTGGTGCCTCAACTGGCGCCGAACTTCCACGGCAAGTCACTGGCGCAGGGTCTGCCCGCCTCGCCCGGCGCCGCATCCGGCAAGATCGTGTTCGATGCCGACACTGCCGAATCGCGCGGCCGCGCCGGCGAGAAGATCATCCTGGTGCGCGAGGAAACCAAGCCGGAGGACATCCACGGCTTCTTCCAGGCACAGGGCATATTGACCAGCCGCGGCGGCAAGACTTCGCACGCGGCGGTGGTGGCGCGCGGCATGGGCAAGCCGTGCGTCTCGGGTTGCGAGCAGATCGTCATCAACGACGTGCTGCGCAGTGCCCAGATCGGCGACACCGTCCTGCAGGAAGGCGATGTCATCACGATCAACGGCGGTACCGGCCATGTGTATGCGGGTGAAGTGCCGACGGTGGAGGCAGAATTCTCCGAGGAACTGGCCACACTGCTGTCCTGGGCGGACGAGATGTCCCGGCTCAAAGTGATGGCGAACGCCGACACACCCGGGGATGCACAGCGCGCGCGTGAGTTCGGTGCCATGGGCATCGGCCTGTGCCGCACCGAACGCATGTTCAACAGCACTGACCGCTTGCCCATCGTGCAGGAAATGATCCTGGCCGAAACGCAGGAAGAGCGCCAGTCAGCGCTGGATCGTCTGTTGCCGATACAGCGTGCCGACTTCAAGGGAATCTTCAAGGCGATGAAGGGACTGCCCGTCACGGTGCGCCTGCTCGACCCGCCCATGCACGAATTCCTGCCGACCGCCGCGCAACTTGAACTGGAGATTGCACACTTGCACCAGTTGCGCGACACCATCAAGGGCTTGGAAGAACTGCCCGAGACCCTCAAGCTACTAAATCCCAAGCTATATCAGCAATATGCAGACGGCCTGACCAAACTCATGGGCGGCCTGAATGACTTCAAAGAGTCGCATCTGGAAGAAGATGTGATCAGCAAGAAAGAGGTAGTCCTGAAGAAAGTCCGCGCACTGGCCGAGGTCAATCCGATGCTGGGCCACCGCGGCGTGCGTCTGGGCATCACGTATCCCGAGATCTACTCAATGCAGATACGTGCTGTACTCGAAGCCGCCGCACTGTGCGCAAAGGAAGGGCTCGTTATCTACCCCGAGATCATGGTGCCACAAGTGGCGACTGTGGAAGAGCTCAAGCGCATCCATAGTTACGTGGAACGCATCCATGCAGAAGTAAACGCGACTCACGGCATTGATGTGCAATTCAAGTTCGGTTCCATGCTGGAAGTAGTACGTGCTTGCGTGCGTGCCGGACGCATGGCGGAAATCGCCGAGTTCTTTTCCTTCGGCACCAACGACTTGACGCAAGCTACCTTTTCGTTCAGCCGCGAAGATGCGGAAAACAAATTCCTGCCCGCATACAACGAAACTGGCATTCTGGAAGACAATCCGTTCGAAGTGCTGGACATCAAGGGAGTGGGACAGATCATGAAAATGGCGGTAGAAAGGGGCCGCAAGACCAATCCCGACTTGAAGATCGGCATCTGCGGCGAACATGGCGGACACCCGGGCTCCATCCGTTTCTGTCATCACGTCGGGCTTAACTATGTCTCATGTTCCGGTCCGCGCGTGCCTATTGCCCGTCTCGCTGCAGCGCAAGCGAAGCTGTTGGAAAATGAGTACAAGGAACCGAGCTGA
- a CDS encoding Gfo/Idh/MocA family oxidoreductase — translation MNKQNIAIIGLGRIGSAFLDAMLQKKQNINLVCVAERADTPAKAQAVANGIRIASLDEIAAMGDKIDIVFELTGLPETRKELREKFLNTQNVHTVIASESIARLIWSLISDADMPVIQGRKTGY, via the coding sequence ATGAACAAACAGAATATTGCCATCATCGGACTGGGCCGGATCGGATCGGCTTTTCTCGACGCGATGCTGCAGAAGAAACAAAACATCAATCTGGTTTGCGTTGCTGAACGCGCAGACACACCAGCCAAAGCTCAAGCCGTGGCAAACGGAATCAGGATCGCCAGTCTGGATGAGATCGCCGCCATGGGCGACAAGATCGACATTGTCTTCGAATTGACCGGCTTGCCGGAAACACGCAAGGAACTGCGTGAAAAATTCCTGAACACACAGAATGTCCACACGGTCATTGCCTCCGAGTCCATTGCTCGGCTGATCTGGTCTCTGATCAGTGATGCTGATATGCCTGTCATACAGGGACGAAAAACCGGCTATTAA
- a CDS encoding dicarboxylate/amino acid:cation symporter has translation MKRLTGHLYFWVLLAILAGGTLGYFAPATAVTLKPLGDGFIALVKMLISPVIFCTVVLGIAGAGDMKKVGRVGGKALLYFEVVSTIALAIGLTVMNLIRPGAGFNVDPTTLDAKAVANYAKVASEQSSVDFILHIIPKTFTDAFTGSGDLLQVLLVAILFGYAMMHMGKAGQQVHHFIEECSHIFFAMMNTIMKVAPLGAGGAMAFTIGKYGIGALKPLAALMGSFYLTCLLFIIIVLGTIALLVGFNIFRFIYYIKEELLTVLGTSSSESALVPLMGKLERLGCSKSVVGLVVPSGYSFNLDGTNIYLTMAALFVAQALNIDLTLTQQLSILGVAMLTSKGASGVTGAGFITLAATLAVVPSIPVAGLALILGVDRFMSEARALTNFIGNGVATIVVSKWEKELDHAVLKDELGA, from the coding sequence ATGAAGCGCTTGACCGGTCATTTGTATTTCTGGGTTCTGCTGGCCATTCTTGCCGGGGGCACGCTGGGCTATTTTGCCCCCGCCACTGCGGTGACACTTAAACCGCTTGGCGATGGCTTCATTGCCCTGGTCAAGATGCTGATCAGTCCGGTGATTTTCTGTACGGTCGTCCTCGGCATTGCCGGAGCCGGCGACATGAAGAAGGTCGGCCGTGTTGGCGGCAAGGCGCTGCTCTATTTTGAAGTCGTATCGACGATAGCGCTGGCCATCGGTTTGACGGTGATGAATCTTATCCGGCCGGGCGCCGGCTTCAATGTCGATCCGACAACTCTCGATGCCAAGGCCGTGGCCAATTACGCCAAGGTGGCCTCGGAGCAAAGCTCGGTGGACTTCATTCTCCACATCATTCCCAAGACCTTTACCGACGCCTTCACCGGTTCCGGCGATCTGCTGCAGGTGCTGCTGGTCGCCATCCTGTTCGGTTACGCGATGATGCACATGGGCAAGGCAGGGCAGCAGGTGCACCATTTTATAGAGGAGTGTTCGCATATCTTCTTTGCGATGATGAACACCATCATGAAAGTGGCACCGCTGGGTGCCGGAGGGGCCATGGCTTTCACCATCGGCAAATACGGCATCGGTGCACTGAAGCCGCTGGCAGCACTGATGGGCAGTTTCTACCTGACCTGCCTGCTGTTCATCATCATCGTCCTCGGCACCATAGCCTTGCTGGTCGGGTTCAATATCTTCCGGTTCATTTATTACATCAAGGAAGAACTGCTGACCGTGCTCGGTACTTCCTCCTCCGAGTCGGCGCTGGTGCCGTTGATGGGAAAACTGGAGCGGCTCGGCTGTTCGAAATCGGTGGTGGGTCTGGTCGTGCCCTCGGGCTATTCGTTCAACCTTGACGGCACCAACATCTATCTCACCATGGCGGCACTATTTGTCGCCCAGGCACTCAATATCGACCTCACACTGACTCAACAACTGTCCATCCTCGGCGTCGCGATGCTGACTTCAAAAGGCGCTTCCGGTGTGACCGGTGCCGGGTTTATCACGCTTGCCGCGACGCTGGCTGTCGTGCCGTCTATCCCGGTGGCCGGTCTCGCGTTGATACTCGGCGTCGACCGTTTCATGTCGGAAGCACGCGCGCTGACCAATTTCATCGGCAACGGTGTCGCCACGATCGTCGTCTCGAAATGGGAAAAGGAATTGGATCACGCGGTACTCAAGGATGAGTTGGGCGCCTAG